From the Brevibacillus choshinensis genome, one window contains:
- a CDS encoding energy-coupling factor transporter transmembrane component T family protein has protein sequence MSAEFELTRNITIGQYLPTGSIVHRLDPRFKLAAFVILILAIAVCNTYVGNVFAILMCTWLFQVSKIPIHYGISGIKPAIPFIIILAILQLLFYGGIANGGAVYFEYGFIKITSESVRLVLVSAMRFVEVIFLSSVLTLSTSTTELTHGMERLLGPLEKVKFPVHAFALIITIAIRFVPTFAMEMEKMMKAQASRGADFGTGEWWRIVQRTKDMFPIIIPLFNVALARAEDLILAMEARCYIPGAARTRFAHYTATGKDYVAVALSIVISVIMLAIPW, from the coding sequence ATGTCAGCAGAATTCGAATTGACGCGCAATATAACCATAGGCCAGTATTTACCGACGGGCTCCATCGTACACCGCCTGGACCCGCGATTTAAACTGGCTGCCTTTGTCATCCTGATTCTCGCGATCGCCGTTTGCAACACGTACGTTGGTAACGTGTTTGCCATCTTGATGTGCACGTGGCTGTTTCAAGTTTCCAAGATCCCTATTCATTACGGTATTTCCGGAATCAAGCCTGCCATTCCTTTTATCATTATCCTGGCCATTTTGCAGCTCCTCTTTTACGGTGGGATTGCGAACGGCGGAGCTGTTTATTTCGAATATGGCTTTATCAAAATCACCAGCGAAAGTGTCCGTCTCGTGCTTGTATCTGCCATGCGCTTTGTCGAAGTAATCTTTCTATCCAGTGTCCTGACACTAAGCACTTCCACTACGGAGCTGACACACGGCATGGAGCGACTTCTGGGGCCATTGGAAAAAGTGAAGTTTCCCGTCCACGCTTTTGCATTGATCATTACCATCGCCATCCGTTTCGTTCCTACTTTTGCGATGGAGATGGAGAAGATGATGAAAGCGCAGGCATCTAGAGGAGCAGACTTTGGCACAGGGGAATGGTGGAGAATCGTCCAACGCACGAAAGACATGTTTCCGATCATTATCCCTCTTTTTAACGTGGCGCTTGCCCGTGCAGAAGATCTGATATTGGCGATGGAGGCCCGTTGTTATATTCCGGGGGCTGCACGTACGAGATTTGCTCATTACACGGCCACTGGCAAGGATTATGTGGCTGTCGCTCTGAGTATTGTCATTTCTGTCATCATGCTTGCCATACCTTGGTAG
- a CDS encoding P1 family peptidase, producing MAGTITDVPGVKVGNAQNNEALTGCSVILLEQPSVCGVDVRGSAPGTRETDLLDPMNMVSVVHAICLSGGSAYGLDAATGVMQYLEEKGIGLDVMFGVVPIVPGAVLFDLAIGDHKIRPDRQMGYEAAAKASKDLDEQGNVGAGTGASVGKLNGFSNAMKGGLGTASITLANGLVIGALVAVNAIGHVFDPQSGKILAGPRDEEGNILDSVEVMQTHTFSPIPPGTNTTIAVVASNAMLTKSEAKKVAQMAHDGLARTIRPIHTMNDGDTIFAVATGEVKATVDLIGSLSADVLAAAVICAIEHAESAGGLPSYSSLSQ from the coding sequence ATGGCAGGAACAATCACGGATGTGCCCGGCGTAAAAGTCGGGAATGCGCAAAATAACGAAGCGTTGACAGGATGCAGTGTCATCTTGCTGGAGCAGCCGTCCGTGTGCGGCGTGGATGTCCGGGGTTCTGCCCCGGGCACCCGCGAGACGGACCTCTTGGACCCGATGAATATGGTGAGTGTGGTCCATGCCATTTGCTTGTCCGGAGGGAGTGCCTACGGACTGGATGCGGCGACAGGGGTGATGCAATATCTGGAGGAAAAGGGAATCGGTCTAGACGTGATGTTTGGCGTCGTGCCAATTGTACCAGGTGCTGTGCTGTTCGATTTGGCTATCGGCGATCATAAGATTCGTCCCGATCGACAAATGGGATATGAGGCCGCAGCCAAAGCGAGCAAAGACCTCGACGAACAAGGAAATGTAGGAGCTGGGACAGGAGCATCAGTCGGAAAGCTGAATGGCTTCTCCAACGCGATGAAAGGCGGTTTGGGAACTGCGTCTATCACCTTGGCAAACGGGTTGGTAATCGGAGCTCTCGTTGCTGTAAACGCTATTGGTCATGTATTTGATCCACAGTCCGGTAAAATCTTGGCGGGTCCCCGCGACGAAGAGGGAAATATCCTCGACAGTGTTGAGGTGATGCAGACGCACACGTTTTCACCGATTCCACCCGGTACCAATACGACCATAGCGGTAGTGGCAAGCAATGCGATGTTAACCAAGTCGGAAGCGAAAAAAGTAGCGCAAATGGCTCATGACGGACTGGCCAGGACCATTCGACCGATTCACACAATGAATGACGGAGATACCATTTTTGCCGTAGCTACGGGCGAAGTCAAAGCAACCGTTGACCTAATTGGTTCTCTCTCGGCAGATGTATTAGCTGCAGCGGTGATATGTGCAATTGAGCACGCAGAATCCGCCGGGGGACTTCCTTCTTACAGCAGTCTTTCTCAATAA
- a CDS encoding M20 family metallopeptidase — MNQVVSFVDEQEVVRLTQELVRIDSVYRPEQPGANEERVALFVADYLRKMGMQVYYEEVVPGRPNVIAFYDSGRPGKTLLFEAHTDVVTEGDRDAWSYDPFGATISGGRIYGRGSCDTKGNLAAAICAVKAIQRSKQEFTGKILLCIPCDEEGMMIGIKDFIRRGWANNVDAAIICEPEENQLCITQKGAMRAILRTYGKMAHGAMPLTGINPNTRMARAIVALEELERKEMARLGQHPMLGWPSITPTILQAPVKGDPQINVVPDQCMTTLDIRTVPGQEHEVLHREMSAILEALGREDDKFKATLEVIEERPWTLTGMEEEVVQAVANSYREITKKEPVYNGVPGATDGTFLHKAGIPILTTGAGDRHIPHHADEYVDIDQLVESTQLFALSALTFLAQPVRA, encoded by the coding sequence ATGAACCAAGTAGTTTCCTTTGTTGATGAGCAGGAGGTAGTACGCCTGACTCAGGAGCTGGTACGCATCGACAGTGTGTACCGCCCTGAACAACCAGGAGCGAATGAAGAGCGCGTGGCCCTCTTTGTAGCCGACTATCTGCGCAAGATGGGGATGCAGGTGTATTATGAGGAAGTCGTGCCGGGGCGGCCAAATGTGATCGCATTTTACGATTCGGGCAGGCCGGGAAAAACGCTCTTGTTTGAGGCACATACGGATGTGGTGACAGAAGGAGACCGGGATGCCTGGAGCTATGATCCGTTTGGAGCGACGATTTCCGGAGGGCGCATCTACGGGAGAGGTTCCTGCGATACCAAAGGCAATCTTGCGGCAGCCATCTGTGCAGTCAAGGCGATCCAGCGCTCCAAGCAAGAGTTCACAGGCAAGATTCTTTTGTGCATCCCATGTGACGAGGAAGGTATGATGATTGGAATCAAAGATTTTATCCGTCGCGGCTGGGCCAATAATGTCGATGCGGCGATTATTTGTGAGCCTGAGGAAAATCAACTATGCATTACCCAAAAAGGAGCAATGCGGGCTATCTTGCGTACGTATGGGAAAATGGCGCATGGTGCTATGCCTCTAACTGGGATCAACCCCAATACGCGGATGGCAAGGGCGATCGTGGCCCTAGAAGAGCTCGAGCGTAAAGAAATGGCTCGTCTGGGACAACACCCGATGCTTGGCTGGCCGAGTATCACTCCGACTATTTTGCAAGCACCCGTAAAAGGAGATCCCCAGATCAACGTCGTGCCGGATCAGTGCATGACGACTCTGGATATTCGCACGGTTCCTGGACAGGAACATGAAGTCTTGCATCGAGAAATGTCTGCCATCCTCGAGGCACTGGGCCGTGAAGACGACAAGTTCAAAGCGACTTTGGAAGTGATTGAGGAGCGTCCTTGGACCCTGACAGGGATGGAGGAAGAGGTTGTGCAGGCGGTGGCCAATTCGTACCGCGAGATCACCAAGAAAGAACCAGTATACAATGGAGTTCCTGGGGCAACAGACGGCACGTTTTTACACAAGGCGGGCATCCCGATTCTGACCACTGGCGCCGGTGATCGCCACATTCCGCACCATGCGGATGAGTACGTTGACATAGATCAATTAGTGGAATCTACCCAACTGTTTGCTTTGTCCGCACTGACGTTTTTGGCACAGCCAGTACGTGCGTAA
- a CDS encoding C40 family peptidase, whose amino-acid sequence MKHTSRLFTFLALFTLLPTAAHAASPVYVVAAGDTLSKIAREHQTTVSQLMQVNQLNTDRLAIGQTLTLAGVGVSDESVGAPPDLAATSDAKHDEDSSPADVKPESSDHKARITGDVVNVRRNPSLDAKILGKLHYGDTVEVVEAGDDWTKIKYEDDKHAYVSSTYLSSTPLPDLPEFSGDVDTASLRRLESVIQPLLNTPYVLGGTTTSGFDCSGFTSYVFQKLGVTLPRTSEDQFGGGKKISLDEAQPGDLLFYDALGKGRVSHVAIYMGNGVIVHANGDDVRFGKVEYMHKLYPFYGVKRYLDFQ is encoded by the coding sequence ATGAAACATACTTCGAGGCTATTCACCTTCCTCGCCCTCTTCACTCTGCTGCCTACTGCTGCCCACGCCGCCTCACCGGTCTATGTGGTTGCAGCAGGTGATACGTTGAGCAAAATCGCACGTGAGCATCAGACCACGGTGAGCCAACTTATGCAAGTGAACCAATTGAATACAGATCGACTGGCTATTGGTCAGACGCTTACCTTGGCAGGGGTCGGTGTTTCTGATGAATCGGTTGGCGCTCCTCCTGACTTGGCAGCGACTTCGGATGCAAAGCATGATGAAGATTCTAGTCCAGCTGATGTGAAGCCGGAGTCATCCGATCACAAAGCCCGTATTACCGGTGATGTTGTCAACGTCCGCAGAAATCCTTCTCTGGATGCAAAGATTCTCGGGAAGCTGCACTACGGTGACACGGTTGAGGTCGTAGAAGCTGGAGATGATTGGACAAAGATCAAGTACGAGGACGATAAACATGCGTATGTATCCTCTACTTATCTGAGTTCTACCCCGCTTCCTGATCTCCCTGAATTCTCCGGAGATGTGGATACGGCGAGCTTGCGTCGTCTTGAGTCCGTTATCCAGCCTTTACTGAACACTCCATATGTACTCGGTGGAACGACAACTAGTGGATTTGACTGCAGCGGCTTTACCTCGTACGTCTTTCAAAAGCTAGGCGTCACTCTCCCGCGTACATCCGAGGATCAATTCGGCGGAGGCAAGAAAATTTCGTTGGATGAAGCACAGCCTGGCGATCTACTCTTTTATGATGCGCTTGGAAAAGGGCGCGTATCCCACGTCGCCATTTATATGGGCAACGGAGTAATCGTGCATGCCAACGGAGACGATGTCCGTTTTGGCAAAGTCGAGTACATGCACAAGCTCTATCCGTTTTACGGAGTCAAACGCTACCTGGACTTTCAGTAA
- a CDS encoding energy-coupling factor transporter ATPase, which produces MSNQPIIRVEDVSFAYQVNQDQQITVLQNVSLEVFPGEYLAIIGHNGSGKSTLSKHLNGILTPREGKVLVNGVNTREKERIHEVRSRVGMVFQHPDNQIVATIVEDDVAFGLENIGVSPEEMKARIDFALDAVGMSAFRHRPPHHLSGGQKQRIAIAGILAMKPQCLVLDEATSMLDSYGRQDILAVVRKLHSEGMTIVTVTHHMSEVAEADRVVVMEGGKIVLQGTPREVFSHQEKLRELHLDVPDASRIAQLVYSEYPAFSPDLIHNEEVVAEVNRVNVREAEASGS; this is translated from the coding sequence ATGTCGAACCAACCTATTATTCGTGTCGAAGACGTCTCGTTTGCCTATCAGGTAAACCAGGATCAGCAAATTACCGTGCTCCAGAACGTCTCCCTCGAAGTCTTTCCCGGAGAGTATCTGGCGATCATCGGTCACAACGGTTCCGGTAAGTCGACACTTTCCAAGCATCTCAATGGCATCCTCACTCCACGCGAAGGAAAAGTCTTGGTGAACGGGGTTAATACGCGAGAAAAAGAGCGTATCCATGAAGTAAGAAGCCGTGTGGGCATGGTCTTCCAGCATCCTGACAACCAGATTGTGGCGACCATTGTGGAGGATGACGTTGCATTCGGTTTGGAGAATATCGGTGTTTCACCAGAGGAAATGAAGGCTCGTATTGATTTTGCTCTGGACGCTGTAGGGATGAGTGCCTTTCGTCATCGCCCACCCCATCACCTTTCCGGGGGACAAAAACAGCGTATCGCGATCGCAGGCATCCTGGCCATGAAGCCGCAATGCCTCGTTTTGGACGAAGCGACGAGCATGCTGGACAGCTACGGGAGGCAAGACATCTTAGCTGTCGTTCGCAAGCTGCACAGCGAGGGTATGACGATCGTAACCGTCACGCACCACATGTCAGAGGTTGCGGAAGCGGATCGTGTAGTCGTCATGGAAGGTGGCAAAATCGTGCTGCAAGGTACACCGCGCGAAGTGTTTTCCCATCAGGAAAAGCTGCGTGAGCTTCACCTCGACGTTCCAGATGCGAGCCGCATTGCTCAGTTGGTATATTCGGAATATCCAGCGTTTTCTCCTGATTTGATCCATAACGAAGAAGTCGTCGCAGAGGTCAATCGCGTGAATGTCCGAGAAGCGGAGGCGAGCGGTTCATGA
- a CDS encoding GNAT family N-acetyltransferase, whose translation MEFVRIQHIDNPLFAKMHRLMQEVFPPEEVLDYELWREPLEDPGIRVFVAVHEGEVVGTTEYRYYSDLNVAMTDFTIVGREGLGVGRFLARERQKDLNALAKANGKELYGMFAEIYDPYRVEEHAFGGIKPMDPFVRREVLSHLGYKRTNIAYVHPSWQNDGEAVTGLDLGFMPTNEEQTTLEADLIVTFLKRYYSVLPQKPQAWLDMVEGLSGKESVELLPI comes from the coding sequence ATGGAATTCGTACGTATTCAACATATTGACAACCCGCTCTTTGCAAAAATGCACCGCTTGATGCAAGAGGTGTTTCCTCCCGAGGAAGTTCTGGATTACGAATTGTGGAGAGAGCCACTCGAAGATCCAGGCATCCGAGTATTTGTCGCCGTACACGAAGGAGAAGTAGTAGGCACCACCGAATATCGTTACTATTCGGACTTGAACGTTGCGATGACGGACTTTACTATCGTTGGACGTGAAGGGCTCGGTGTGGGCCGTTTTCTGGCGAGAGAGCGCCAAAAGGATTTGAACGCATTGGCAAAGGCAAACGGCAAAGAGCTGTACGGCATGTTTGCTGAAATCTACGATCCTTATCGGGTAGAAGAGCATGCATTCGGCGGAATTAAGCCGATGGACCCGTTTGTACGCCGTGAAGTCCTGTCCCATCTAGGCTACAAGCGCACAAATATCGCGTATGTCCACCCTTCCTGGCAAAATGACGGGGAAGCTGTAACTGGTCTGGATCTGGGCTTCATGCCAACTAACGAAGAGCAAACGACTTTGGAAGCTGACTTGATCGTTACTTTCCTCAAGCGCTACTACTCAGTACTACCGCAAAAGCCACAGGCTTGGCTGGATATGGTAGAGGGCTTGTCTGGAAAAGAATCGGTTGAGCTTTTGCCGATCTAA
- a CDS encoding helix-turn-helix domain-containing protein, translated as MVLLSKNDQVVLDDLSFFAKKLNQRLQFRPRVKETDLIRKVLADTKGNRGEAAKILGMDRTALWRRRVNVLLHVQRLLLLRLQHLWCIPQQAHSGS; from the coding sequence ATGGTTCTGTTAAGCAAAAACGATCAGGTGGTCCTGGATGACTTGTCTTTCTTCGCAAAAAAGCTCAATCAACGACTGCAATTCAGACCACGGGTAAAGGAAACGGATTTAATACGGAAGGTTTTGGCAGATACAAAGGGAAACCGAGGGGAAGCGGCGAAGATTTTGGGTATGGACCGGACGGCGCTATGGAGAAGGCGAGTGAACGTATTGTTGCATGTGCAACGATTGTTGTTGTTGCGATTGCAACATCTATGGTGCATTCCTCAACAGGCTCATTCGGGTTCATAG
- a CDS encoding ECF transporter S component produces MEKGLTVRRIVIAGVLGAIAILLGVTRLGYIPVPTAAGNATILHIPAVIGGIMEGWGVGMIIGLIFGVSSFLNATVPLFKDPLVAILPRLFIGVTAYLTYVGLKNVNQYVAIGVAGFVGSMTNTLLVLGMAVIRGYMAAGVAATVAITSGLPEAIVSVIVTLAVVAAWKKLGSSGKQKSKISGDL; encoded by the coding sequence ATGGAAAAAGGCTTGACAGTGCGCAGGATCGTCATTGCAGGTGTATTGGGAGCGATTGCTATCTTGCTCGGAGTCACGCGCTTGGGCTACATCCCGGTACCGACAGCGGCAGGGAATGCAACCATCTTGCACATCCCGGCAGTCATTGGCGGAATCATGGAAGGCTGGGGCGTTGGCATGATCATCGGTCTCATTTTTGGAGTCTCTTCTTTCTTAAACGCCACCGTTCCGTTGTTTAAAGACCCGCTCGTCGCGATATTGCCTCGTCTCTTTATCGGGGTGACGGCGTACCTGACTTACGTGGGGCTGAAAAACGTCAACCAATACGTTGCGATTGGGGTAGCAGGGTTCGTTGGTTCTATGACCAATACATTGCTCGTGCTTGGGATGGCGGTCATCCGCGGTTACATGGCGGCTGGAGTAGCTGCGACAGTGGCGATTACCAGCGGTCTGCCTGAAGCGATTGTATCTGTCATCGTGACATTGGCTGTCGTAGCTGCGTGGAAGAAACTAGGATCTTCTGGCAAGCAAAAATCTAAAATTTCTGGAGATTTGTAA
- a CDS encoding energy-coupling factor transporter ATPase, with translation MTQLMVDIQNLSHIYMQGTPLEHRALDGVSLQVEQGECMAIIGHTGSGKSTLIQHFNGLIRPQSGKVVISGLDVSLPKVDMKSLRRQVGLVFQNPEDQLFEKLVGDDVAYGPFKMGLPLDEVRRRVHWAMELVGLSFEDMRDRPTFALSGGQKRKVALAGVLALQPKVLVLDEPTAGLDPLSRKELLERIRHLNREENLTVIFVSHNMEEVAQLADRVYVMANGKAVCDGTPRQIFGNEELLRQHHIGTPESVDILYRLREEGYGINPEAFLPEETAYEILKLLKR, from the coding sequence ATGACACAGCTGATGGTAGACATCCAAAACTTGTCTCATATTTACATGCAAGGTACTCCGCTCGAGCATCGCGCACTGGACGGCGTCTCCTTGCAGGTAGAGCAGGGGGAATGCATGGCCATCATCGGTCATACAGGCTCAGGGAAATCGACGCTGATTCAGCATTTCAACGGTTTGATACGTCCGCAGTCTGGCAAAGTGGTTATTAGCGGACTGGACGTTTCCTTGCCGAAAGTCGATATGAAAAGCCTTCGTCGTCAGGTTGGGTTGGTCTTTCAAAACCCCGAAGACCAGCTGTTTGAAAAGCTGGTAGGTGACGATGTTGCGTATGGTCCTTTTAAAATGGGGCTGCCGCTAGATGAAGTGCGCCGCCGCGTGCACTGGGCGATGGAACTGGTAGGACTTTCTTTCGAAGATATGAGGGATCGTCCCACGTTCGCACTTAGCGGCGGGCAAAAACGAAAGGTCGCACTTGCTGGCGTTCTTGCTCTTCAGCCAAAGGTACTTGTGCTCGACGAACCGACGGCAGGGCTGGACCCCCTCTCACGCAAAGAACTTTTGGAGCGAATTCGCCATCTCAATCGGGAAGAAAATTTGACGGTCATTTTTGTCTCCCACAACATGGAGGAGGTAGCTCAGCTGGCTGACAGGGTCTACGTCATGGCGAACGGGAAGGCCGTATGCGATGGGACACCACGCCAGATCTTCGGCAATGAGGAACTGCTGCGCCAGCACCATATCGGGACGCCAGAATCTGTCGACATATTGTATAGGCTGCGTGAGGAAGGATATGGAATTAATCCAGAAGCGTTTTTGCCGGAAGAAACGGCTTACGAAATCTTGAAACTGCTCAAGCGCTAA
- a CDS encoding M3 family oligoendopeptidase translates to MNMRWNLDVLYTSFDSPECQQDWDKLCHEMEEVKSWAAEHLQTQEDAIAKMEAYITKMTSILQTQTRLYSYAELTASVDAKNEKALQLVERIQNQAVELVEPDVQFQKWLGEIRNLDVLISQSELLETHRFMLTEMSEKSKYMLSEKEEIILAKMKNTGSNAWTKLQEMISSTLLVDLTLDGEKKQLPLPVVRNMAYEKDAELRKQAYEAELAAYKKIEESSAASLNGIKGEVITIAKLRGYESALDKTLKDSRMDKETLDAMMTAIRESLPTFHKYYSKKAELLGHANGKLPFYDMFAPVGDADMRFTYQEARDFIVKHFGSFSEKLANYAARAFDNQWIDAETREGKRGGAFCANLHIVGESRIMANYTGSYNDVSTLAHELGHGYHGDCLVNEAFFNSDYPMPIAETASILCETIIANAALQQASPEEAFAILENDISGSGQVIVDIYSRFLFESALFERRENGSLPVNELKELMLQSQKAAYGTGLDPEILHPYMWVCKPHYYSADYNYYNFPYAFGLLFAKGLYAVYLERGDAFVEQYDQLLSVTGKMSIADVAAIMDVDVRSADFWRNSLSLIGKDIDTFVELASTRK, encoded by the coding sequence GTGAATATGCGCTGGAATTTGGATGTTTTGTACACGTCTTTTGATTCGCCAGAATGTCAACAAGATTGGGACAAATTATGCCACGAGATGGAAGAGGTAAAAAGCTGGGCGGCGGAGCACTTGCAAACACAAGAAGATGCGATCGCGAAAATGGAAGCGTACATCACAAAAATGACCTCCATTTTGCAAACACAAACACGCTTGTACAGCTATGCAGAGCTCACTGCTAGCGTAGATGCGAAAAATGAAAAGGCCCTGCAATTAGTGGAGCGGATTCAGAATCAGGCAGTCGAGCTAGTCGAGCCGGACGTGCAATTTCAAAAATGGCTGGGTGAGATCCGCAATCTAGATGTGTTGATCAGCCAATCAGAGCTGTTGGAGACCCATCGCTTCATGCTTACGGAAATGTCTGAGAAGAGCAAGTATATGCTCAGTGAAAAAGAAGAAATCATCCTCGCCAAAATGAAAAATACCGGCTCCAACGCATGGACCAAGCTGCAAGAGATGATCAGCTCGACGCTGCTGGTGGATTTGACGTTGGATGGCGAGAAAAAGCAGCTACCTTTACCAGTCGTTCGTAACATGGCGTATGAAAAGGATGCAGAGCTACGCAAACAAGCTTATGAAGCGGAGCTGGCTGCTTACAAAAAGATTGAAGAATCTTCCGCGGCTAGCCTGAACGGTATCAAAGGCGAAGTGATTACGATTGCCAAGTTGCGCGGCTATGAATCTGCTTTGGACAAAACATTGAAAGACTCCCGTATGGACAAAGAAACTCTCGATGCAATGATGACAGCCATTCGTGAGAGCCTACCGACGTTCCACAAATATTACAGCAAGAAAGCGGAATTACTCGGACATGCAAATGGTAAGTTGCCGTTTTACGATATGTTCGCTCCTGTAGGCGATGCCGATATGCGTTTCACCTACCAAGAAGCGCGTGACTTTATCGTCAAGCACTTCGGTAGCTTCAGTGAAAAGCTGGCAAATTATGCAGCGCGTGCTTTTGACAACCAGTGGATCGATGCCGAGACTCGTGAGGGCAAGAGGGGCGGAGCATTCTGCGCGAATCTGCACATCGTCGGGGAAAGCCGCATCATGGCGAATTATACGGGCAGCTACAATGATGTAAGCACATTGGCCCATGAACTGGGACATGGCTATCATGGGGACTGCTTGGTGAATGAAGCATTCTTTAACAGTGACTACCCGATGCCGATCGCAGAAACAGCGTCTATTTTGTGCGAGACCATCATTGCCAATGCCGCATTGCAGCAAGCTTCACCTGAAGAAGCCTTTGCCATCCTGGAGAACGACATTTCTGGTTCTGGCCAAGTGATCGTAGATATTTACAGCCGTTTCCTTTTTGAATCCGCCCTATTTGAGCGTCGGGAAAACGGCTCTCTGCCGGTCAATGAGCTAAAGGAACTGATGCTTCAGTCACAAAAAGCTGCTTATGGAACTGGCTTGGATCCAGAGATCCTGCACCCGTACATGTGGGTATGCAAACCGCATTATTACAGTGCTGATTACAATTACTACAACTTCCCATACGCATTCGGGCTGCTGTTTGCAAAAGGACTGTATGCAGTTTACCTCGAGCGGGGAGACGCGTTCGTAGAACAATACGATCAATTACTTTCGGTGACCGGTAAAATGAGTATCGCTGATGTCGCTGCAATCATGGATGTGGATGTTCGTTCGGCTGACTTCTGGCGCAATTCCCTGTCGTTGATCGGCAAGGACATCGACACCTTTGTAGAGCTGGCTTCCACCCGAAAATAA